The sequence GCTTCTGCGAAGCCGGCTTCATCCAGCCGGACAATATCGTGCCGGTGACGTGCAAACCGGTCGCCGCGCAGCCGCTCCTGGAGGCAGAAGACGTGGATGGCGGTTGCCTTCTCCCAGAATGTCCGCTCGGCGTGCATCACGCGCGGACGGGCCGTTGGAAATATCAGTCCGTCGACCAAGCCGGCTGCATCACAGACGACATCACGCAGGCTGGCAGGCTCACCTGTCGAGCGAGCGCCGAACTCCAGCATGACGCTTGGCGCGACGTAGCCGGAGCCGGTCGCGGTTGGCTCATAGTCGATAAAGAGCTTGTCGCCCTCGACACGGATTGCTGCCGCCAACCCATCGGCGGCCAGGGCGGTCGCGATCACGGGCTGCACGGTATTGCCTACCCATTCCGGCAACCGCTTGCGAACCTCGCTGGACCAGCGTTTTTCCTCGCTGCGCGTCGTCGGCAAGGCTTCGCCGTTTTCGCCGACCAGATCAGGCGCGATTGCCCGAATGTCATAGGTCAGGTCGACATCCTCAGAAAACCGGCGGATGACCTGATAGACTTTCGACAGCGACGTGCCACCCTTGAACACGAGATGCTCGCCGAGCGGCGCTGCATAGAGGGTCGCTAGAGCCCAAACGACCCAAACATCCTTTTCGAGAAGATGTGTCGGGCGGCCGGAGCGATCAGCCGCGACGCCGAGCGCGTCGCGGCGATCCTGAGCGGAAAGCTGGAGAAAAGCGTCAGCCATAAGCGGCCTTTCCGACGCTCTGCGCGAGCCATGTCGGAAGCTGAGGCGCGGCGGCGACCAGTTCGCCGAACGCAACAGGCGGCAACTTCCGTTTCAGCGTCTTGAGGGCAGTTTCAGCCTTCTCCGGGCCGAGCCAGGCCAGTGCCCGGACAGCTTCTCCCGCCGGCCGGTTAGCCAGAGCCAATTGCCAGCGCGGCGCGTGCCGCAATTCAACGACCTGTTTGCCGAGGTGCATTTTTCGGCTACGCCCAGATGTCAGATAGACTGACCGCACCGGCACCTGTGTCGTCAGGCCAAGAGCGTTTGCCGCGGCGGCCCCGTTCGAGACGATAATCTCTCCTTTTTGGGTCGCTAGAGCCTCTACGGCCTGCTCAACTGAAGGCGCTCGGGTGCCAAATCGACTCGTGACGGGACAAAGATAGACGCCGCGACCGGCACGAATGAGCTGGCCGCGCTCGGTCAAACGCGACAAAGCCTGATCCACAGCGGCGCGATTTCCGAGGTGGAGCAAGCCCTTAGCAGACACAGGGGAGCCTTCGGGCAATCCCGCCGCATACGCTTGAATCTGTTCCGTCAGCCGAGTCATCATCGTTCTCCTGTCAGAAACATATGCAGTTTTCTGACAGTTTTCAAGAAAACCCTTTTGCAAAAGGCGGTTCGATGAAGGGGAAAGCCTTCCCCTGCGGCCGAGCCCCGGTCTCGGCCGACCCCTTCTGCGGGGAGACCCCGCAACGCCCCCTTAGAGTGAGAGTGCGGGACGGGTTTGCCGTGACGGGTAGATAGCCGGAGGAGAGGCTTCCGGCGCCCGTCGCGGAGTGTGCTTCAGCATGGAATAAGGACCCCGTTAGCGGGGTGAAGGGGCAGGTCGAGAATCAGGTCGGCCTGGTGCGCGAACGCTTCTTCACGCCACGGCTGCGCTTCAAATCCTATGACGAGTTGAATGGCTGGCTGCTGGACAGGTGCATCGCTCATGCTCGCGCCCATAGCCGACTGCGCCCGTAACGATAGCCTAAGGAGGGCAAGCTGACATGGAACGTTCTCACATCCTCGACATGATGGGCTCGCTGAAGCTTTACGGCATGCGCACCGCCTATGACGAGATCATGGCCTCCAGCATCAAGCGCCAGCATGAACCGCCGAAGATCGTCGGTGACCTGCTTCCATCTCATCAGCAGGCTCTACGAGCGCACCTCGATCATCGTCTCAACGAACCTGGCCTTCGGCGAATGGCCAGCCGTCTTCGGAGACGCAAAGATGACCGCCGCTCTCCTCGACAGGCTCACTCATCATTGCGAGATCATCGAAACCGGAAATGAATCCTGGCGCTTCAAGAACCGCTCTCAAAGCTAAAGCCGAAAAGACAAACAACCCGCGCCCGAAGGCCCTGCGCTAAATGGAAAGCTCCGGGCCTACGCGCGCTGACCCAAGGCAACCGGAGGAAGGGGTTCCTTTTGGAAGCCGATAAGGGGTCCCGTTACGACGCCGATTGACAGCATTGGGCCCTCCAAAATCGTTCAAAAACGGGAGAGAGCCTCCAAATATACCGTCAAGCCAAAATCGGCTTCTCTGAAAGGCAAAATTCCTTTTTGTTTCAAAGTCATAATGCCTAAAAAAATACCGTCACAAGCTCTCTAAGCAGTGACGGTATATGCAATTTGCCGATGGAACAAGAGTCCCCATACCGTCAATCGCGAGGCTTGCCCTGCGATAGACGGCGATAGACGATGACTGTATTATTGTTTGATTTCAGTCACTTATGGAGGGCTATAGAGGGAAATCGGCGGCGTTTGGGTAGGCCAAAATCATTCCCACTCGATCGTACCCGGCGGCTTGCTGGTCACGTCGTAGACGACACGGTTAATACCGCGCACTTCATTGATGATGCGGGTTGCCGCACGGCCAAGGAAGTTCATGTCGTAGGGATAGAAATCCGCCGTCATGCCATCCACCGACGTCACCGCGCGCAGCGCGCAAACGAAGTCATAGGTGCGGTAGTCGCCCATGACGCCGACGGTCTGCACCGGCAGCAGCACAGCAAAGGCCTGCCAGATGGTGTCATAGAGACCGGCCTTGCGGATTTCGTCGAGATAGATCGCATCCGCCTTGCGCAGAATATCGAGCTTCTCGCGGGTGATCGCGCCGGGGCAGCGGATCGCCAGACCCGGGCCGGGGAAGGGATGGCGGCCGATGAAGCTTTCCGGCAGGCCGAGTTCGCGGCCAAGCGCGCGGACCTCATCCTTGAAAAGCTCACGCAGCGGCTCGACGAGCTGCATGTTCATCCGCTCGGGAAGACCGCCGACATTGTGGTGGCTCTTGATGGTGACCGAAGGGCCGCCGGAGAAGGAAACGCTTTCGATGACGTCAGGGTAAAGCGTGCCCTGCGCCAGGAACTTCGGCGCACCCTTGCCATCGGCGGCAATCTTGGCCGCTTCAGCCTCGAAGACTTCGATGAACAGACGGCCGATGGTCTTGCGCTTTGCTTCCGGATCGGAAACGCCCGAGAGTTCGCCGAGGAACAGATCGGCGGCGTCAACATGAACAAGCGGAATATTGTAGTGGTCGCGGAACATGCCGACGACCTGCTCGCTTTCGCCAAGCCGCATCAGGCCGTGGTCGACGTAAACGCAGGTCAGCTGGTCGCCGATCGCTTCATGGATGAGGATGGCCGCAACCGAGGAATCGACGCCGCCGGAGAGTGCGCAGAGCACGCGGCCGGTGCCGACCTGATCGCGAATCTTGCGGATCATTTCGGCGCGATAGGCGGCCATCGTCCAGTCGGATTTCAACCCGACGATCTTGTGCACGAAGTTGGACAGCAGTTTGCCGCCGTCAGGCGTGTGCACCACTTCCGGGTGGAACATGGTGGTGTAATAGTGGCGCGTCTCGTCGGCTGCGATGGCGAAAGGTGCGTTCTCGGAGGTCGCGATGACCTCGAAACCTTCCGGCAGCTTCGTCACGCGGTCGCCATGGCTCATCCAGACCGGATAGCTCTTGCCCTGTTCCCAGAAGCCGTCGAACAGCGGGCTTGCCTTCTTGATGTCGATATCGGCACGGCCGAATTCCGCCGCATGGCCGCCCTCGACCACGCCGCCGAGCTGCGTGCAGAGCGTTTGCTGGCCGTAGCAGATGCCGAGGATCGGAACCTTGCTGTCGAACACCGCCTGCGGTGCGCGCGGGCTGCCTTCCGCTGTCACGGATGCGGGGCCGCCGGAGAAGATCACGCCCTTGGGCTGCAGCTTCTCGAACGCCTCTGCGGCATTCTGGAACGGATGGATTTCGCAATAGACCCCGGCTTCGCGGATGCGGCGCGCAATCAGCTGCGTCACCTGGCTGCCGAAATCGATGATGAGAATGCTGTCGGGATGGGCTATCTGGGTCATGGCGAGCCTTTAAAGAAAATGGCGGCTTTAGGCAACCCGCAAGCGGGCATCAACCAGCGGAAATTTGCGAAAATCGCAAGGTTTCAAAGGGCGATCACGCCCTCCTCAATGGCGCGGCAAAGCCGGTCGATAGCATCTGCCAGCTTTTCGTCGATGATATGCAGATACTCCGTCCAGTCGTCCACGTGGTTCACATCCGCCTTGCCATCGGAAATACCGCGCAGGCCGACGAGTGGCACACCGAAACGCTGGCAGGCCCTCAAAACGGCAAAGGTCTCCATTTCCACCATATCGGCATCGATCGAGCCATAGGCAGCGCCGGAAACCACGTTGCCGCCGGTGGAAAGTCGCGCCTCGGCAATATCGGGTATGCGGAAGGGGAGCGCCACTTCGGCCGGCAGGTCGAGAAACGGCGTGCGCCCCTTTTCAAAGCCGAAGGGGGAGGCGTCCATGTCGCGATAGGACACCGAAATCGCCTGATAGATGCCGGTCTGTTCCAGTGTGCGCGAGCCGGCTGAGCCGAGTGAAACGACGAGATCAGGCAGATGATCCGCCGCATCGAGACCGGCAAGAACCGCCGTTACCGAAATCGCCGCCTCAACCGGGCCGACGCCGATCATGAGGGGGGCAATTCTTGCCTGCAGGTGAGGACCATATTCGGCCGAGGCCGCCATGACGAAAAGAACGGATTTATCTGCGACATGCAAAAGCCGGTAGCTCATCCGGTAATATCCTCGCGTCCCTTCACCACCATCATCGTACCCGTCATGGAGGCGATCAGTTTTGCCGGCCCGTCGGCCAGCGCATAGGCGCGGCCATCGGCGACGATCAGGTTGTTGCCGGGTTTGATGATTTCGCCGCGAAACAGGAACCGCTCACCGCGGCCGGGCGACATGAGATTGACCTTGAACTCGATGGTCAAAAGCGAGGCTTCCGGCTCGATGATCGTATAGGCGGCATAGGTACAGGCCGTATCCAGACCGGCGGCGATGACGCCGGCATGCAATATGCCATGCTGCTGGGTCAGTTTTTCATGGAAGGGCAGTTCGATTTCCACCAGCCGATGTTCGATGCGGCTTATCTCAGCATCGATGGCCTGCACCACGCCCTGTCGCGCAAAGCTTCTTTCTATCCGCTGACGAAAATCGCCGGGATCTGTGATCTCCATGGCCTACCTGCCTGCTTTAAGTCCCATCGCAAACTGACATGGCGCGTGGCGGCAGGCAAGGCAAGGGCCGGGCAGGGAGAAATTAGTTCAGGATGCCGATGCTTGCATTGAGCACCGTGGCAAAGGCAACCCACAACGCATAGGGCACGAAAAGCCACATGGATATGCGGTCACGGCGATAGGTAAGGGCTATGAACGCCAAAATGCACACCAGCATCGGAATGATGATGATCAGGGCACCCGCCGGGCTCGGCATGCCGAAAAAGATCGGCGACCACAGGAAATTCAGCGCCATCTGGGTGAACCAGAGGCGCATGCGCGTTCCCATCCGCTTCCTGATCCATGTGCGTGCGCCGGCGATACCGATCAGCACGTAAAGCGTGGTCCAGACCGGGCCGAAGATCCAGTTGGGCGGATTGAAGAATGGTTTCTGCAGCGACTGATACCATTCCCCCGGCACATTGTTGACGCCGATCAGCGCCCCGATGGCAACGACGACAACCACAAAAACAACGTACACGGTCAGGTTT comes from Rhizobium rhizogenes and encodes:
- a CDS encoding nucleotidyl transferase AbiEii/AbiGii toxin family protein, whose translation is MADAFLQLSAQDRRDALGVAADRSGRPTHLLEKDVWVVWALATLYAAPLGEHLVFKGGTSLSKVYQVIRRFSEDVDLTYDIRAIAPDLVGENGEALPTTRSEEKRWSSEVRKRLPEWVGNTVQPVIATALAADGLAAAIRVEGDKLFIDYEPTATGSGYVAPSVMLEFGARSTGEPASLRDVVCDAAGLVDGLIFPTARPRVMHAERTFWEKATAIHVFCLQERLRGDRFARHRHDIVRLDEAGFAEAAFADRELANAVARHKSMFFAEKAADRTPIDYGAAVNGGLLLVPIGDGAKALGDDYARMIEDGLLFDDAEPFDSLIERCAQIAERANQAGR
- a CDS encoding DUF6088 family protein, producing MTRLTEQIQAYAAGLPEGSPVSAKGLLHLGNRAAVDQALSRLTERGQLIRAGRGVYLCPVTSRFGTRAPSVEQAVEALATQKGEIIVSNGAAAANALGLTTQVPVRSVYLTSGRSRKMHLGKQVVELRHAPRWQLALANRPAGEAVRALAWLGPEKAETALKTLKRKLPPVAFGELVAAAPQLPTWLAQSVGKAAYG
- the guaA gene encoding glutamine-hydrolyzing GMP synthase, coding for MTQIAHPDSILIIDFGSQVTQLIARRIREAGVYCEIHPFQNAAEAFEKLQPKGVIFSGGPASVTAEGSPRAPQAVFDSKVPILGICYGQQTLCTQLGGVVEGGHAAEFGRADIDIKKASPLFDGFWEQGKSYPVWMSHGDRVTKLPEGFEVIATSENAPFAIAADETRHYYTTMFHPEVVHTPDGGKLLSNFVHKIVGLKSDWTMAAYRAEMIRKIRDQVGTGRVLCALSGGVDSSVAAILIHEAIGDQLTCVYVDHGLMRLGESEQVVGMFRDHYNIPLVHVDAADLFLGELSGVSDPEAKRKTIGRLFIEVFEAEAAKIAADGKGAPKFLAQGTLYPDVIESVSFSGGPSVTIKSHHNVGGLPERMNMQLVEPLRELFKDEVRALGRELGLPESFIGRHPFPGPGLAIRCPGAITREKLDILRKADAIYLDEIRKAGLYDTIWQAFAVLLPVQTVGVMGDYRTYDFVCALRAVTSVDGMTADFYPYDMNFLGRAATRIINEVRGINRVVYDVTSKPPGTIEWE
- a CDS encoding 5'-methylthioadenosine/S-adenosylhomocysteine nucleosidase (Enables the cleavage of the glycosidic bond in both 5'-methylthioadenosine and S-adenosylhomocysteine): MSYRLLHVADKSVLFVMAASAEYGPHLQARIAPLMIGVGPVEAAISVTAVLAGLDAADHLPDLVVSLGSAGSRTLEQTGIYQAISVSYRDMDASPFGFEKGRTPFLDLPAEVALPFRIPDIAEARLSTGGNVVSGAAYGSIDADMVEMETFAVLRACQRFGVPLVGLRGISDGKADVNHVDDWTEYLHIIDEKLADAIDRLCRAIEEGVIAL
- a CDS encoding PaaI family thioesterase, with translation MEITDPGDFRQRIERSFARQGVVQAIDAEISRIEHRLVEIELPFHEKLTQQHGILHAGVIAAGLDTACTYAAYTIIEPEASLLTIEFKVNLMSPGRGERFLFRGEIIKPGNNLIVADGRAYALADGPAKLIASMTGTMMVVKGREDITG
- a CDS encoding TspO/MBR family protein; protein product: MKNLTVYVVFVVVVVAIGALIGVNNVPGEWYQSLQKPFFNPPNWIFGPVWTTLYVLIGIAGARTWIRKRMGTRMRLWFTQMALNFLWSPIFFGMPSPAGALIIIIPMLVCILAFIALTYRRDRISMWLFVPYALWVAFATVLNASIGILN